The Doryrhamphus excisus isolate RoL2022-K1 chromosome 1, RoL_Dexc_1.0, whole genome shotgun sequence genome includes a window with the following:
- the LOC131142579 gene encoding regulating synaptic membrane exocytosis protein 1-like isoform X5 yields the protein MISFTVFCIHKIPCLSELPSSSVVFSRVLFHLFTHRHGTDSEVVEMHRPIQGGSAECLHTNSDLQPSLDRVRSASTTCLRPDNFHSSDRDRQCSNTSSPNCRKGSKKALEGDSRIQPTSILRGSRGRGGPLRPFGQTALAGSGPASPQTDSRTHPYGGPPSPTSSGRRGRQLPQLPAKSSSIEQALAVEERARQLHCKVHSYRPSASHDPESDLRTKREMFAEQRRSSDNMSARSSDSDMSDMSALSRASSASRLSSTSYMSIQSERPGGRLRSKSLEEEKKDRRISWGITEEEERKRAAGKRRFSEELKRRRHTVAGDTGESSRQMRASAGRNMLKSSSVSGEIYTQERTDGSQSDTALGTVGGGSKKRRSSLSARVVAIVGNRRSRSTSQISGPEAKTKKEKGAPIQRSTETGMAVELTRNMSRQPSRESNNGSMNSYNSEGNLIFPGVNLGASSQLSDFLDGLGPAQLVGRQTLATPAIGDIQIGMMEKKGQLEVEVIRARGLVQKPGSKSLPAPYVKVYLLNNGTYVAKKKTKIARKTLDPLYQQALLFEESPQGKVLQVIVWGDYGRMDHKSFMGVAQILLEELDLSSTVIGWYKLFPPSSLVDPTLASLTRRASQSSLDSSSGPPGVRS from the exons ATGATTTCTTTCACGGTTTTTTGCATTCATAAAATCCCATGCCTTTCTGAGTTGCCATCCTCTTCTGTTGTGTTTTCTCGGGTgctttttcatttgttcacCCATCGTCATGGCACTGACAGTGAAGTCGTGGAGATGCACAGGCCAATCCAAGGCGGGAGTGCAGAGTGCCTACACACAAACAG CGACCTGCAGCCATCGTTGGACAGAGTGAGGAGTGCCAGCACTACATGTCTCCGACCAGACAACTTTCACTCTTCAGACAGAGACAG GCAGTGTAGCAATACATCAAGTCCAAACTGTCGAAAGGGCAGCAAAAAAGCCCTGGAGGGCGACAG TCGCATCCAGCCCACCTCTATCCTGAGGGGCAGTAGGGGAAGAGGGGGACCACTGAGGCCATTTGGCCAGACAGCTTTGGCTGGATCCGGTCCGGCCTCTCCACAGACAGACAG CAGAACACACCCTTACGGTGGCCCCCCATCTCCCACATCATCCGGGCGCAGGGGCAGGCAGTTGCCACAACTTCCTGCTAAGAGCAGCAGCATAGAACAAG CACTTGCAGTTGAAGAGCGAGCCCGACAGTTGCATTGTAAAGTACATTCCTACCGGCCTTCAGCTTCCCATGACCCTGAGTCGGACCTCAGGACCAAACGGGAG ATGTTTGCGGAACAGCGTCGTAGCAGCGACAACATGTCGGCCAGGTCGTCAGACAGCGATATGAGCGATATGTCGGCGCTCTCCCGTGCCAGCAGTGCCTCTCGCCTCAGTAGCACCAGCTACATGTCCATCCAGTCAGAACGCCCAGGCGGCCGTCTCAG ATCCAAGTCATTagaggaggagaaaaaagaCAGGCGGATCTCCTGGGGGATTacagaagaagaggagaggaaGCGGGCGGCAGGAAAGAGACGTTTCTCTGAGGAGTTGAAGCGCAGGCGACACACTGTTGCTGGAGATACGGGGGAGTCCAG TCGGCAGATGCGAGCATCGGCAGGACGCAACATGCTGAAGAGCTCCAGCGTGAGTGGTGAGATCTACACCCAGGAGCGCACCGATGGCAGCCAATCAGACACAGCGCTGGGCACCGTGGGTGGAGGCAGCAAGAAGAGACGATCCAGTCTCAGCGCACGTGTGGTGGCCATCGTTGGCAACCGCAGGAGTCGTAGCACTTCTCAAATCAGCGGCCCTG AAGCAAAGACTAAGAAAGAGAAAGGTGCCCCCATCCAGAGGAGCACAGAGACGGGGATGGCagtggagctgaccaggaacaTGAGCAGGCAGCCCAGCAGGGAGTCCAACAATGGTAGCATGAACAGCTACAACTCTGAGGGGAA TTTGATCTTCCCCGGGGTGAACCTGGGAGCCAGCAGCCAGCTCAGTGACTTCCTGGATGGGCTGGGTCCAGCTCAGTTAGTAGGCAGGCAAACACTGGCGACACCAGCCATAG GTGACATTCAGATAGGTATGATGGAGAAAAAGGGTCAGCTGGAAGTGGAAGTTATCAGAGCCCGTGGACTTGTCCAAAAGCCAGGATCGAAATCTCTCCCAG CGCCATACGTCAAGGTCTATCTGCTGAACAACGGCACGTACGTAGCCAAAAAGAAAACCAAGATTGCACGGAAAACACTCGACCCGCTCTATCAGCAAGCATTGCTCTTCGAGGAAAGTCCACAGGGTAAAGTCTTACAG GTAATTGTATGGGGAGACTACGGCCGCATGGACCATAAAAGCTTTATGGGAGTTGCACAAATCCTCCTGGAGGAACTGGACTTATCAAGCACAGTCATTGGTTGGTACAAGTTGTTCCCGCCTTCTTCTTTGGTGGATCCGACTCTGGCCTCCCTCACACGTCGAGCTTCTCAGTCGTCACTGGACAGCTCCTCCGGCCCCCCCGGGGTCCGATCTTAG
- the LOC131142579 gene encoding regulating synaptic membrane exocytosis protein 1-like isoform X7: MRAKTAKTKKEKGAPIQRSTETGMAVELTRNMSRQPSRESNNGSMNSYNSEGNLIFPGVNLGASSQLSDFLDGLGPAQLVGRQTLATPAIGDIQIGMMEKKGQLEVEVIRARGLVQKPGSKSLPAPYVKVYLLNNGTYVAKKKTKIARKTLDPLYQQALLFEESPQGKVLQVIVWGDYGRMDHKSFMGVAQILLEELDLSSTVIGWYKLFPPSSLVDPTLASLTRRASQSSLDSSSGPPGVRS, translated from the exons ATGAGAGCAAAGACAG CAAAGACTAAGAAAGAGAAAGGTGCCCCCATCCAGAGGAGCACAGAGACGGGGATGGCagtggagctgaccaggaacaTGAGCAGGCAGCCCAGCAGGGAGTCCAACAATGGTAGCATGAACAGCTACAACTCTGAGGGGAA TTTGATCTTCCCCGGGGTGAACCTGGGAGCCAGCAGCCAGCTCAGTGACTTCCTGGATGGGCTGGGTCCAGCTCAGTTAGTAGGCAGGCAAACACTGGCGACACCAGCCATAG GTGACATTCAGATAGGTATGATGGAGAAAAAGGGTCAGCTGGAAGTGGAAGTTATCAGAGCCCGTGGACTTGTCCAAAAGCCAGGATCGAAATCTCTCCCAG CGCCATACGTCAAGGTCTATCTGCTGAACAACGGCACGTACGTAGCCAAAAAGAAAACCAAGATTGCACGGAAAACACTCGACCCGCTCTATCAGCAAGCATTGCTCTTCGAGGAAAGTCCACAGGGTAAAGTCTTACAG GTAATTGTATGGGGAGACTACGGCCGCATGGACCATAAAAGCTTTATGGGAGTTGCACAAATCCTCCTGGAGGAACTGGACTTATCAAGCACAGTCATTGGTTGGTACAAGTTGTTCCCGCCTTCTTCTTTGGTGGATCCGACTCTGGCCTCCCTCACACGTCGAGCTTCTCAGTCGTCACTGGACAGCTCCTCCGGCCCCCCCGGGGTCCGATCTTAG
- the LOC131142579 gene encoding regulating synaptic membrane exocytosis protein 1-like isoform X6, protein MRAKTEAKTKKEKGAPIQRSTETGMAVELTRNMSRQPSRESNNGSMNSYNSEGNLIFPGVNLGASSQLSDFLDGLGPAQLVGRQTLATPAIGDIQIGMMEKKGQLEVEVIRARGLVQKPGSKSLPAPYVKVYLLNNGTYVAKKKTKIARKTLDPLYQQALLFEESPQGKVLQVIVWGDYGRMDHKSFMGVAQILLEELDLSSTVIGWYKLFPPSSLVDPTLASLTRRASQSSLDSSSGPPGVRS, encoded by the exons ATGAGAGCAAAGACAG AAGCAAAGACTAAGAAAGAGAAAGGTGCCCCCATCCAGAGGAGCACAGAGACGGGGATGGCagtggagctgaccaggaacaTGAGCAGGCAGCCCAGCAGGGAGTCCAACAATGGTAGCATGAACAGCTACAACTCTGAGGGGAA TTTGATCTTCCCCGGGGTGAACCTGGGAGCCAGCAGCCAGCTCAGTGACTTCCTGGATGGGCTGGGTCCAGCTCAGTTAGTAGGCAGGCAAACACTGGCGACACCAGCCATAG GTGACATTCAGATAGGTATGATGGAGAAAAAGGGTCAGCTGGAAGTGGAAGTTATCAGAGCCCGTGGACTTGTCCAAAAGCCAGGATCGAAATCTCTCCCAG CGCCATACGTCAAGGTCTATCTGCTGAACAACGGCACGTACGTAGCCAAAAAGAAAACCAAGATTGCACGGAAAACACTCGACCCGCTCTATCAGCAAGCATTGCTCTTCGAGGAAAGTCCACAGGGTAAAGTCTTACAG GTAATTGTATGGGGAGACTACGGCCGCATGGACCATAAAAGCTTTATGGGAGTTGCACAAATCCTCCTGGAGGAACTGGACTTATCAAGCACAGTCATTGGTTGGTACAAGTTGTTCCCGCCTTCTTCTTTGGTGGATCCGACTCTGGCCTCCCTCACACGTCGAGCTTCTCAGTCGTCACTGGACAGCTCCTCCGGCCCCCCCGGGGTCCGATCTTAG
- the LOC131142579 gene encoding regulating synaptic membrane exocytosis protein 1-like isoform X8, whose protein sequence is MAVELTRNMSRQPSRESNNGSMNSYNSEGNLIFPGVNLGASSQLSDFLDGLGPAQLVGRQTLATPAIGDIQIGMMEKKGQLEVEVIRARGLVQKPGSKSLPAPYVKVYLLNNGTYVAKKKTKIARKTLDPLYQQALLFEESPQGKVLQVIVWGDYGRMDHKSFMGVAQILLEELDLSSTVIGWYKLFPPSSLVDPTLASLTRRASQSSLDSSSGPPGVRS, encoded by the exons ATGGCagtggagctgaccaggaacaTGAGCAGGCAGCCCAGCAGGGAGTCCAACAATGGTAGCATGAACAGCTACAACTCTGAGGGGAA TTTGATCTTCCCCGGGGTGAACCTGGGAGCCAGCAGCCAGCTCAGTGACTTCCTGGATGGGCTGGGTCCAGCTCAGTTAGTAGGCAGGCAAACACTGGCGACACCAGCCATAG GTGACATTCAGATAGGTATGATGGAGAAAAAGGGTCAGCTGGAAGTGGAAGTTATCAGAGCCCGTGGACTTGTCCAAAAGCCAGGATCGAAATCTCTCCCAG CGCCATACGTCAAGGTCTATCTGCTGAACAACGGCACGTACGTAGCCAAAAAGAAAACCAAGATTGCACGGAAAACACTCGACCCGCTCTATCAGCAAGCATTGCTCTTCGAGGAAAGTCCACAGGGTAAAGTCTTACAG GTAATTGTATGGGGAGACTACGGCCGCATGGACCATAAAAGCTTTATGGGAGTTGCACAAATCCTCCTGGAGGAACTGGACTTATCAAGCACAGTCATTGGTTGGTACAAGTTGTTCCCGCCTTCTTCTTTGGTGGATCCGACTCTGGCCTCCCTCACACGTCGAGCTTCTCAGTCGTCACTGGACAGCTCCTCCGGCCCCCCCGGGGTCCGATCTTAG